From the Trichocoleus desertorum ATA4-8-CV12 genome, one window contains:
- the rimP gene encoding ribosome maturation factor RimP, translating to MAHPLIPQIIEIATPVGETLGLDVVAAVFHTNQSPPVLRVDIRNLQEDTGLEDCERMSRALEAALDQANVIPDAYVLEVSSPGISRSLTSDREFISFKGFAVIVSTSEPYEGKKEWQGLLVRRDDTAVYINQKGRSIAIPQALITRVQLDERR from the coding sequence ATGGCTCACCCTTTGATCCCACAAATTATCGAGATTGCAACACCCGTTGGCGAAACTTTGGGATTAGACGTGGTTGCGGCTGTATTTCACACAAACCAAAGCCCTCCTGTTTTGCGCGTAGACATCCGCAATCTTCAAGAAGACACCGGGCTGGAAGACTGTGAACGGATGAGTCGGGCTTTAGAAGCGGCTCTAGATCAAGCGAATGTGATTCCTGATGCCTATGTTTTGGAAGTGTCTAGCCCTGGCATTTCTCGCTCCCTCACCAGCGATCGCGAATTCATTTCATTTAAAGGGTTTGCAGTGATTGTTAGTACTTCAGAACCTTACGAAGGAAAAAAAGAGTGGCAAGGACTGCTGGTGCGGCGCGATGACACGGCTGTCTACATCAACCAAAAAGGGCGATCGATCGCCATTCCTCAAGCTTTGATTACGAGAGTGCAACTCGATGAGCGTCGCTAG
- the nusA gene encoding transcription termination factor NusA: MSMVPLPGLKVMIDSISQERNLPKHAVQAALREALLKGYERYRRTQRLDHVNFDEEYFDNFEVELDTEEEGFRVLSTKAIVEEVSNSDHQIALEEVQEVAAEAQLGDTVILDVTPDQGEFGRMAAIQTKQVLAQKLRDQQRKLVQEEFQDLESTVLQARVLRFERQSVIMSVSSSFGQPEVEAELPKREQLPNDNYRANATFKVYLKRVSEGSHRGPQLLVSRADAGLVVYLFANEVPEIEDEVVRIVAVAREANPPSRYVGPRTKIAVDTLERDVDPVGACIGARGSRIQVVVNELRGEKIDVIRWSPDPATYIANALSPARVDEVRLVDPEERQAHILVAEDQLSLAIGKEGQNVRLAARLTGWKIDIKDIAKYDYEAENRKIEALEEARRQYKATEYEEDYEDEEYLDEDYEEDPVEATADEEESLETPAADAIDSVSE; the protein is encoded by the coding sequence ATGTCAATGGTTCCTCTGCCTGGACTCAAAGTCATGATCGACAGTATTAGCCAGGAGCGCAACTTGCCCAAGCATGCTGTACAGGCTGCCTTGCGCGAAGCTCTCTTAAAAGGCTATGAGCGCTATCGACGGACTCAGCGCCTCGACCACGTCAATTTTGATGAGGAATACTTCGACAACTTTGAGGTGGAACTTGACACTGAAGAAGAAGGCTTCCGAGTTCTTTCTACCAAAGCGATTGTGGAGGAAGTCAGCAACTCAGACCACCAGATTGCTCTAGAAGAAGTCCAAGAAGTGGCTGCAGAAGCTCAACTGGGCGACACCGTGATTTTGGATGTCACCCCTGACCAAGGAGAATTTGGTCGGATGGCTGCCATTCAAACCAAACAAGTATTGGCCCAAAAACTGCGGGACCAACAGCGCAAGCTTGTACAAGAAGAGTTCCAAGACTTAGAGAGCACCGTACTGCAAGCCAGAGTCCTACGCTTCGAGCGCCAATCTGTCATCATGTCGGTCAGCAGCAGCTTTGGCCAACCAGAGGTAGAAGCCGAACTGCCCAAACGAGAGCAACTACCAAACGACAACTACCGAGCCAACGCCACATTCAAGGTTTATCTAAAGCGAGTCTCTGAAGGTTCGCATCGGGGACCACAACTGCTAGTTTCCAGAGCCGATGCGGGTTTGGTGGTATATCTGTTTGCCAACGAAGTCCCAGAAATCGAAGATGAAGTGGTACGCATTGTGGCAGTGGCTAGAGAAGCCAATCCACCTTCTCGCTATGTAGGCCCTCGTACCAAGATTGCGGTAGACACCTTAGAGCGCGATGTTGATCCGGTAGGAGCTTGCATTGGAGCTAGAGGTTCCCGCATTCAAGTGGTCGTGAATGAGCTACGCGGTGAAAAGATTGATGTCATCCGCTGGTCACCTGATCCCGCCACATACATTGCCAATGCTTTGAGCCCTGCCCGAGTTGATGAGGTGCGCCTCGTTGATCCCGAAGAACGCCAAGCCCACATTCTAGTTGCTGAAGATCAACTCAGCCTCGCGATTGGTAAGGAAGGGCAAAACGTGCGTTTAGCCGCTCGTCTGACAGGCTGGAAAATTGACATCAAAGACATTGCTAAGTATGACTACGAAGCCGAAAATCGCAAGATTGAAGCTCTAGAAGAAGCTCGGCGACAGTATAAGGCGACCGAGTATGAGGAAGACTATGAAGATGAAGAGTATCTAGACGAGGACTACGAGGAAGATCCCGTAGAAGCCACTGCTGACGAGGAAGAAAGTTTAGAGACTCCTGCCGCAGATGCAATTGATTCTGTCAGCGAGTAA